The genomic stretch GACTATACTcttgaaatctttttttttaatatagcgattttattttcaaaatgataCAACTATATTATAAATTTAtagattttaaattttaaataatacaattttattttaacaaattgaATGTTTTCTCAAAATCTTACAGCTCTTAATAACAATACGGACTGAACTCTTCTCGAAATAATAAAAGTGTTTTCTCCAATTAgactttaattttgaaaaataataactctcgaaatataaaattaattggaaaaaaaaacattaatgattCTCAAAACGTCaatcttcatttttaaaatactgcgttaaaataacaaaaaaatatgtatcttgAAATAAAATATCGCAACTTTATCCATTTACAATGTACGCCGTAGTCAAGTTTACATTCAAAAAGCCCACCTTGGAGACAGATAGATAAAAGAACACTGAGCCTCATTCTttcataaacactcacacagacaacacGACTTTACTGCGCTTTTCACCATGACTGCTACTCCAACTCTACAACTCCTCAACATCATCTCGTCTGCGACGCAGCTGCGATGGCGCCGCCTTTGGTTCGTGGCTGGAGCCGCAGCAGCCGGAGCAGGACTTTATTTTATCCTCTCGTCCAGGACTGGACACCCAGAGAAGACCGCCACGGCGAACACCGCCGCCCAGACAGTCGCTGAAGGTCAGTTAGGATACATTTCAAACTTttaacagtaaacacagacacaaatctGTATGATTTAACGTAGGCAACCAATTTAATACACTTGTTGTAAGTATATTATCtaatatgttttattacattggccttgtttttgttcatgtttttaaatgtaaacattttactCGTTGGGGAAAATTGGCCTCTACCAAAAATTGGTGTATTTACAGTTGACAATATTATGACTCATTATCCTCGAATGACAAATTGATAAAATATCGGATCTATCAGCAGTACATAGAAACATGATGTTctgcgcatgcgcagtccaAATCGGGCAGCAGCGCAAATAGACTGCGCATGCTTGCGTGCAATTTGCTGATAGGTGATATTTTAATTGTGTCCCACAGCGTTATTcgtcatgttttgtttaaacagaagaaTACCTCATCATTTCTACACGGATAACTTCTGCTGTAAAACGGTGATCCAGTTGTTTAAATCTGTAAAGGACAGCGATGAAAGACAAattcatgtctgtgtgtgtttaaagttacTGTCTCTTGAAGATAAAGTGCCTTTCTGCTTTGGAAAACACATAGAGCTCTGCCGCTATCAGCTACCTGCGTGAAGGTCGGCGCATGCGCAGTTCAAATCGGGCAAGTCTCGAGGAAACTATTTAAATAGTGCACTGTTttggggttccgccattttgtagtactgtccaaaaacatagtgCACAATTTACAGTGCACTCagacaatcccacaatgcattgcAAGATTTAGACAGCAGGTACCCCAAAATCCACTGCATTGTTTAGTAAAATAACTGTTTGAAATTGTTCACTACCCACCTGAATTCACTTCCCTATAATagtacattaaagagtgaaacCATAGGGTATAGTGAATAATGAGCCATTTCGGACAGTGATTGGGGAAGAAGCTGGTGGTCATGTTCAGGTCTAACGATCAGACTGAAACTGtgactatatagtgcactactttgtgttccaccattttgtagcaGTGTCCGAAACAATAGTGGACATTATTTAGTGCACTGaaaaatcccacaatgcactgaaaCATGTAGTGTACAACCCACGTGGATAGCGGATACGGATAATATACTccgttgtttggtaaaaacccgtATGAGTTAGGGTCTGACGTTGTTcgctaccctcctgaattcatgTTCCCGAAACAGTACAGTGAATAATGTAGGggatagtgaatagggagccatttgagattcAGTATCATTCAAAGTGAAAAAGGGAAAGTGTGCATGAGCTTCAGAGCAGTTCTCAGACTGAAAGGAACTGTTTCAGCTCTAGTGATGTGTGGAACATTTTCAGACCCAGAGCAGAGGCTGCGAGACGCTGTCCGCCCAGTGGAGCCTGACGTCTTGTGTCATCCGTACGTCGGCTTCGTCGGACAGGTCACCAGAGACGAGCCTGAGGTGATTATCCACGCACTCCCATCAAACACAATGCAACTGCAGAGAGTAACTCCAGTCTTCGATATAATGATCAGACACTAATCTCTACCTGTCTCTTTCTTTACTGCAGGTCAGCACGGATGAGACTGGGACACTTGTGATCCCCTCGGGCCCTATGATCCCATACAGTGTAAGTGAAGGTTTCGCTGAATTTCACTGGAATTTTAGTCACTAAGTAGTTTAAAGATGTGAATCTTTTTGGAGAtgtgtgttatatttaaaaGAGCCCTGTTCCACAAAGAGGTGGTGAGcgtctgtgcttctgagtgctgtgagactctctccagtgcagggagaggaTCTGTGTATAAGATAAATTTATCCATCTTTCCCACCTACTTGTTACTGCTGTGCTCTGACACCAGACGATCATTCCACATAGTGGTGCCCATGCCAAAAATGTCATgtgactgcaacccatggatatgaggatgtattttaatattttggtttATGAGCTGCCACAACTACTACAAATTCAAATTGTGCTGTTTTTATGTTCACCACTAGAGTGAAGGGTATATTCTGTAACATAGCAGTGTTCACCTATAGAGCCCTTTAACTCCTGTATGTAGTGGTTAGTTCTAATGTGTTGTATTCTTGCACTACTTCAGTGTCCCAGGCTCTTTCTGGAGCGGCTGTTCGTTCAGAGTCATGGAGGAATGCAGAAGACCTTCTGGACTCTGTGTTTCTCCTGCACCGAGTGGCTTCGTGTAGACAAGAAGGTATGCCGCTCTGTTAATTCAAGACCACCTGTGTGGCACTCTTAATCATACGTGTAGCTTTGTGGTGTCTTACTTGGCCGTGTGTCGgtgtgtgatttgttttttattctccAGAGGGTCTGTGTCAGGCGCCACTATGTTGAGCTGATCCGGGGGGCACGTACATATCATTGGTGGATTCACACCAATGATTTCTATGTTCCATCTTCTAAGGTCCAAACCACCTCCTCTTATTGCATTCATTTCCAACACCGTTCTTTCATATTCCGTATTACAGTTATGAGTTTTGGTAGTTTATATTACCCATATGACGACCAGAACGTCTCTTGCAGGGCCCCATTTTGATGTCATCAACCGCGAGGGTCACTCTTGCCCAGGTGAGATCCCTCAGACATGTCTGTGTTCACTTTAGTCTGGTCTTTTTATGGAGCCTTTCACACATTGTGCAGGTATAAAGATctgagttgttgttgttgttatttgttttaagCGAGTTGAAGGCCAACTGACGCGAGTGGCATCTTGCCTGTTCACCAAGGAACACACCTCCAAAACGTCTGAAGGTGTTGAGGTACGTTCACCATGTTCTAGTAAAACACTAACACATCTGACCTTGTACAGATCTCAGTTCCAAAAGAGTGGGGAATGTTTAGAAatagttacaaaaaaaaacaaacaaacacagaaatagCAGCTATTTGTTCTGTCACACCTGCATTTAATTTACAACACATACTCAGTGCTTTATATTATGGAGTTATTAgtaagaatatttatttatattaaatgtccCAATGTCCTGGACCTGAGTTTTGTAGAATGCACTTTGAAAGAACATGTGTTTGCAAAGGaagtacagagtgtgtgttgcacagGTGACGGAGGTGCTACGCACGTGCCGGTCCTTCTTTTCCGGACGTGAGGCGTGGTACTTCACAAGCAGCTCTGACACAGAGGTGATCCACCCTGACCCTTTCCCTGATCCTCAGCCTGAGTCCACTCCTGAGGTAAGGCATGATATACTATGGTCATTACGGTAATTTTACCATCCTGAATTATACAGGACTCTGTCAGAAGCTGAATATTTGGTATTATGTTACAGACATCTGGAGATGCAGAGGCTGTGGCTCGGGAGGTGCCCTCTTTGCAGTGAGTGCAGTGCCAGCTTTAACCCTTTACATTCCACATGGAATAAAAACATTGACGTCTATTAACCGAACTGAACTCATGCAAACCTTGCTGCTTCTCCACAGCGTCTACTCACAGATTAGGAGGATCACCAGCTTTCCTCTTAAACTTCGAGCCCTGCGCCAGGCATTCACTGTAAGGAAACCACATAAAACTAGAGTATTTGAGGCATGATGGCGCTCCAGTCCGTTCTTTCTGACccttgtttctttgtttctgtAGATCATGCTCAGCGAACCAGATTGTCGCCACAATCTCCGGGACGTTGGCAGTATGATATTGGAGGACCTGGCCACCCTTAATGACAGGGTAAAACATATGATCAGTGTGTCACATTTATCCAAATGATATGATGTATTTTAAATGATTCACTGATGTGATTCTGTGCAACTCTTTACCTCCTGCAGGATGTGAGACTCTTCCAGGAGCTCTACCATCGTCTGCTGCTGATGGCTGAGTCTCCTTATTATCGTGAAGTGATCGTAGAGGAGCTGGCGGAGAGTGGAGTGAGTTGGAATAACTAGatgggattaaaaaaaaaacatcagcacTACTTATGAAACCGgactgtgtgtgtcactaacgttgtctctcactctcagatCCAGAACTTCAACTTCATGGACGTCGTCTTTGAGGTTGTGTTG from Hoplias malabaricus isolate fHopMal1 chromosome 2, fHopMal1.hap1, whole genome shotgun sequence encodes the following:
- the LOC136686943 gene encoding uncharacterized protein isoform X1; protein product: MTATPTLQLLNIISSATQLRWRRLWFVAGAAAAGAGLYFILSSRTGHPEKTATANTAAQTVAEDPEQRLRDAVRPVEPDVLCHPYVGFVGQVTRDEPEVSTDETGTLVIPSGPMIPYSCPRLFLERLFVQSHGGMQKTFWTLCFSCTEWLRVDKKRVCVRRHYVELIRGARTYHWWIHTNDFYVPSSKGPILMSSTARVTLAQRVEGQLTRVASCLFTKEHTSKTSEGVEVTEVLRTCRSFFSGREAWYFTSSSDTEVIHPDPFPDPQPESTPETSGDAEAVAREVPSLHVYSQIRRITSFPLKLRALRQAFTIMLSEPDCRHNLRDVGSMILEDLATLNDRDVRLFQELYHRLLLMAESPYYREVIVEELAESGIQNFNFMDVVFEVVLLRIQAGAQPPICPRPEGFLHHLLAVISSVSAVTGQSRPRADRYLLLVKSAMLLFLESIFTLEESAYNAPGSLFRVVWEIFESHVDDLLDRLKDV
- the LOC136686943 gene encoding uncharacterized protein isoform X2; translated protein: MIPYSCPRLFLERLFVQSHGGMQKTFWTLCFSCTEWLRVDKKRVCVRRHYVELIRGARTYHWWIHTNDFYVPSSKGPILMSSTARVTLAQRVEGQLTRVASCLFTKEHTSKTSEGVEVTEVLRTCRSFFSGREAWYFTSSSDTEVIHPDPFPDPQPESTPETSGDAEAVAREVPSLHVYSQIRRITSFPLKLRALRQAFTIMLSEPDCRHNLRDVGSMILEDLATLNDRDVRLFQELYHRLLLMAESPYYREVIVEELAESGIQNFNFMDVVFEVVLLRIQAGAQPPICPRPEGFLHHLLAVISSVSAVTGQSRPRADRYLLLVKSAMLLFLESIFTLEESAYNAPGSLFRVVWEIFESHVDDLLDRLKDV